The Dromaius novaehollandiae isolate bDroNov1 chromosome 32, bDroNov1.hap1, whole genome shotgun sequence genome includes a window with the following:
- the LOC135324575 gene encoding olfactory receptor 14A16-like, with translation MSNSSSVNQFLLLTFADTRELQLLHFSLFLGIYLAALLGNGLIITAAAYNHHLHTPMYFFLFNLSLLDLGTISTTVPKSMANSLWDTRAISYSGCAAQVFLLAFFLSAEYSVLTIMAYDRFVAICKPLHYGTIVDSRACVKMAAAAWASGFLHALLHTANTFSIPLCQSNVLEQFFCEIPQILKLSCSDSYLRELGVLVVSVCLGFGCFVFIVVSYVQIFTAVLRIPSEQGQHKAFSMCLPHLAVVSLFVSTGMVAYLKPPSVTSPALDLVVAVLYSVVPPAVNPLIYSMRNRELKDALKKLIQLVLFQQQ, from the coding sequence atgtccaacagcagctccgtCAACCAGTTCCTCCTCCTGAcatttgcggacacacgggagctgcagctcttgcacttctccctcttcctgggcatctacctggctgccctcctgggcaacggcctcatcatcacagccgcaGCCtacaaccaccacctccacacccccatgtacttcttcctattcaacctctccctccttgaccttggcaccatctccaccactgtccccaaatccatggccaattccctgtgggacaccagggccatttcctactcaggatgtgctgcacaggtctttCTGTTGGCCTTTTTCTTGTCAGCTGAGTATTCTGTTCTCAcaatcatggcctatgaccgctttgttgccatctgcaaacccctgcactatgggaccatcgtggacagcagagcttgtgtcaaaatggcagcagctgcctgggccagtgggtttctccatgctctcctgcacactgccaacacattttcaataccactctgccaaagCAATGtcctggagcagttcttctgtgaaatcccacagatcctcaagctctcctgctcagactcctacctcagggaacttggggttcttgtggttagtgtttgtttaggctttggatgttttgttttcattgtcgtctcctacgtgcagatcttcactgctgtgctgaggatcccctctgagcagggacagcacaaagccttctccatgtgcctcccccacctggccgtggtctccctctttgtcagcactggcatggttgcttacctgaagcccccctcagtcacctccccagctctggatctggtggtggctgttctgtactcggtggtgcctccagc